From a single Rhizobium lusitanum genomic region:
- a CDS encoding Hsp70 family protein translates to MARALGLDFGTTNTVLALADGPATQSVAFTSAAGTADSMRTALSFMKDPGLGAAALKVEAGHAAIRQFIDNPGDCRFLQSIKTFAASALFQGTLIYAKRHTFEDLMEIFVRRLRAYAGEGWPADVGRIVAGRPVHFAGANPDPSLATARYNEALSRFGFPEIHYVYEPVAAAFYFAQHLKADATVLVADFGGGTTDYSLIRFESHAGRLTATPIGHSGVGIAGDHFDFRMIDNIVSPEIGKGSYFKSFDKLLEVPTSYYANFGRWNQLSIFKTSREYADLKKLVRSSIEPEKLETFIDLVEHDEGYPLYQAVSATKMALSAEEEAEFNFPPLGKAGRKTVRRTDFERWISDDLARIEGALDDVLTRSNTSPDTIDKVFLTGGTSFVPAVRRIFTERFGQERIETGGELLSIAHGLALIGERDDISQWTA, encoded by the coding sequence ATGGCTCGGGCGCTTGGTCTTGACTTCGGCACAACGAATACGGTTCTGGCTCTGGCCGACGGCCCGGCAACGCAATCGGTCGCCTTCACCAGTGCGGCCGGCACGGCGGACAGCATGCGCACGGCACTATCCTTCATGAAGGATCCTGGGCTTGGGGCTGCGGCCCTGAAGGTCGAAGCGGGGCATGCCGCCATCCGGCAGTTCATCGACAATCCGGGCGACTGTCGCTTTCTGCAGTCGATCAAGACCTTTGCGGCGAGCGCACTCTTCCAGGGCACGCTGATCTATGCCAAGCGCCATACGTTCGAGGATTTGATGGAGATCTTCGTGCGCCGCCTGCGCGCCTATGCCGGCGAGGGCTGGCCGGCGGATGTCGGCCGCATCGTCGCTGGCCGGCCAGTCCATTTTGCCGGCGCCAATCCTGATCCCTCGCTTGCCACCGCACGCTACAATGAGGCGCTGTCTCGGTTCGGCTTTCCGGAAATCCATTACGTCTACGAGCCAGTGGCGGCCGCCTTCTATTTCGCCCAGCATCTGAAGGCGGATGCGACCGTGCTGGTCGCCGACTTCGGCGGCGGTACGACGGACTATTCGCTGATCCGCTTCGAGAGCCATGCCGGCCGGCTGACGGCGACACCGATCGGCCATTCGGGCGTCGGCATCGCCGGCGACCATTTCGACTTCCGGATGATCGACAACATCGTCTCGCCCGAGATCGGCAAGGGCAGCTACTTCAAGAGCTTCGACAAGCTTTTGGAAGTGCCCACCTCCTACTATGCCAATTTCGGCCGCTGGAACCAGCTTTCGATCTTCAAGACCTCGCGCGAATATGCCGACCTGAAGAAGCTGGTGCGCAGCAGCATCGAGCCGGAAAAGCTGGAGACCTTTATCGATCTCGTCGAGCATGACGAGGGCTATCCGCTCTATCAGGCGGTGTCGGCGACGAAGATGGCGCTGTCGGCCGAAGAAGAAGCCGAATTCAATTTCCCGCCGCTTGGCAAGGCCGGCCGCAAGACCGTGCGCCGCACCGATTTCGAGCGCTGGATCTCCGACGACCTCGCCCGCATCGAGGGCGCGCTGGATGACGTACTGACCAGGAGCAACACTTCGCCCGACACGATCGACAAGGTGTTCCTCACCGGCGGCACCTCCTTCGTGCCGGCCGTGCGCCGCATCTTCACCGAGCGCTTCGGTCAGGAGCGGATCGAGACCGGCGGCGAATTGCTCTCGATCGCCCATGGTCTCGCCCTGATCGGCGAGCGCGACGACATCAGTCAGTGGACGGCGTGA
- a CDS encoding MFS transporter → MLASLVSIASLMLSTLLMMIGYGLMNFVVPIRSVAEGWSTFTISVIATGYTFGFTISCIITPRFVRRVGHVRVFGALISLLSIGILLCALMVDWRAWLVFRCISGFGIAGAYLIIESWLNERVNNENRATIFSVYMITCLVGSIGGQYLVPLGDPSNTSLFILCGIIFALAMLPTALSTAKSPTPIHEAKFDLPKLYRLSPIAFIGSLLSGALSGTWSSLGGVYTQNVGMNTAEGATLLACVLAGGAVSQMPIGRISDLVDRRYVMIVCGGIGVLACIIMTLFDAHTRMTLYIAGFFIGTVLYPIYALNVAHANDRAAPDEYVTISSGIMLLYGLGTVSGPLVGGALMEFAGPSGLLWFLALAFALYAGYAGWRIAKRKPNEGRIDKTDFQSIPLPVRGGEPPAPPVPSTVD, encoded by the coding sequence ATGCTGGCCAGCCTCGTCTCGATCGCCAGTCTGATGTTGTCAACGCTGTTGATGATGATCGGCTATGGCCTGATGAATTTCGTTGTTCCGATCCGATCGGTTGCGGAAGGCTGGTCGACCTTCACCATCTCGGTGATTGCCACCGGCTATACCTTCGGCTTCACCATATCCTGCATCATCACGCCGCGCTTCGTACGGCGGGTGGGGCATGTGCGCGTGTTCGGTGCGCTGATCTCGCTGCTCAGCATCGGCATCCTGCTTTGCGCCCTGATGGTCGATTGGCGTGCCTGGCTCGTCTTCCGCTGCATCAGCGGCTTCGGGATCGCCGGCGCCTATCTCATCATCGAGAGCTGGCTGAACGAGCGGGTCAACAACGAGAACCGCGCAACCATCTTCTCGGTCTATATGATCACCTGCCTGGTCGGCTCGATCGGCGGGCAATATCTGGTGCCGCTCGGCGATCCCAGCAATACCTCGCTCTTCATCCTCTGCGGCATCATCTTCGCACTCGCCATGCTGCCGACAGCGCTCTCGACCGCCAAGTCGCCGACGCCGATCCATGAGGCCAAGTTCGACCTGCCGAAACTTTACCGGCTCTCGCCCATCGCCTTCATCGGCTCGCTGCTATCGGGCGCCCTTTCCGGCACCTGGAGCAGCCTTGGCGGCGTCTATACCCAGAATGTCGGCATGAATACCGCCGAAGGCGCGACGCTGCTTGCCTGCGTGCTCGCCGGTGGCGCGGTGTCGCAAATGCCGATCGGCCGCATTTCCGATCTGGTGGACCGGCGCTACGTCATGATCGTCTGCGGCGGCATCGGCGTTCTTGCCTGCATCATCATGACCCTGTTCGACGCGCATACACGGATGACGCTCTATATTGCCGGCTTCTTCATCGGCACCGTACTCTACCCGATTTATGCGCTCAATGTCGCCCATGCCAACGATCGCGCAGCACCCGACGAATATGTCACCATCTCCAGCGGCATCATGCTGCTCTACGGGCTCGGCACCGTCTCCGGCCCGCTGGTCGGCGGCGCATTGATGGAATTCGCCGGCCCGTCCGGCCTTCTCTGGTTTCTGGCGCTGGCCTTCGCGCTCTACGCAGGCTACGCCGGCTGGCGCATCGCCAAGCGCAAGCCGAATGAAGGGCGTATCGACAAGACCGATTTCCAGTCCATTCCGCTCCCCGTGCGCGGTGGCGAGCCACCCGCTCCCCCGGTGCCGTCAACAGTCGATTGA
- a CDS encoding methyl-accepting chemotaxis protein translates to MTAAPSMKRSSQQHAVTPRSMRVVTDGIGKDLERFSTDNTHVVKQIKLLAINALIEAARAGETGKGFAVVANEVQRLAQIATDIASKFQDNVLSRIGVSRSMAEALVDEMEGVRLTDLAQTLVQLIVRNLFERTADVRWWATDTALWEALQDPQPQRIAFAAERLGVINRFYTVYLDLVVTDMKGQVIASANPAYQRKLAGANLASDPWFTAAANCRSGDDYIVDDVRPSEFHERRNALIYATGIREGGRSDGRQIGALGVYFDWQNQGQAIVDKEANLPPQVAEKTVVMLLDGKKRVIACSDPKLMFSHFALANPEGTTRGSYYDNNGAIVAYAKTLGYEDYDGLGWYGVVVQQTEADDTIKAAFNLK, encoded by the coding sequence ATGACAGCAGCCCCATCGATGAAACGGAGCTCTCAACAGCATGCGGTAACACCGCGCTCGATGCGCGTCGTGACCGATGGCATCGGCAAGGACCTCGAGCGCTTCAGCACCGATAACACCCACGTCGTCAAGCAGATCAAGCTTCTGGCGATCAATGCGCTGATCGAAGCTGCCCGTGCCGGCGAAACCGGCAAGGGCTTCGCCGTGGTCGCCAACGAAGTGCAACGCCTGGCGCAGATCGCCACCGATATCGCAAGCAAATTTCAGGATAACGTGCTCAGCCGCATCGGTGTCAGCCGCAGCATGGCTGAAGCGCTGGTAGACGAGATGGAGGGCGTTCGCCTGACCGATCTCGCCCAGACGCTGGTACAGCTCATTGTCCGCAATCTCTTCGAGCGCACCGCCGACGTCCGCTGGTGGGCGACCGATACGGCACTGTGGGAAGCGCTTCAGGACCCTCAGCCGCAACGCATCGCCTTTGCCGCCGAACGGCTCGGCGTCATCAACCGCTTCTATACGGTCTACCTCGATCTGGTCGTGACCGACATGAAGGGGCAGGTCATCGCCTCGGCCAATCCCGCTTATCAGCGCAAGCTCGCCGGCGCCAATCTTGCCTCGGATCCCTGGTTCACGGCGGCAGCCAATTGCCGGTCGGGCGACGACTATATCGTCGACGACGTCCGGCCGAGCGAGTTTCACGAGCGGCGGAATGCTCTCATCTATGCCACCGGCATTCGCGAAGGCGGACGGTCGGACGGCAGACAGATCGGCGCGCTGGGTGTCTACTTCGACTGGCAGAATCAAGGACAGGCGATTGTCGACAAGGAAGCCAACCTGCCGCCACAGGTCGCCGAAAAGACGGTGGTGATGCTGCTTGACGGCAAGAAGCGCGTGATCGCCTGCAGCGATCCGAAACTCATGTTCTCGCATTTCGCGCTTGCCAATCCCGAAGGCACGACGCGGGGAAGCTATTACGACAATAATGGCGCCATCGTCGCCTACGCCAAGACGCTCGGCTATGAGGACTACGATGGTCTCGGATGGTATGGCGTCGTCGTGCAACAGACTGAAGCCGACGATACGATCAAGGCGGCTTTCAACCTGAAATGA
- a CDS encoding efflux RND transporter permease subunit, which translates to MIPNFCIQRPVATTLLALGVVMAGLAGYQLVPVAALPQVDFPTVNVSAQLTGASPQTMATSVSTPLIKQFETIPGISEISSTNSLGNTSIVLQFDLNRDIDAAAADVQAAISHATRQLPDNLTTAPSYRKTNPADAPIMLLAVQSDTMPRSKLDEIAEDIISPSLSTLPGVAEVTVFGAQTYAVRVEVDPNKLQNRGIGIDTVNTALVNANSQVPVGTLQNDSQSMTVNANTQRTNAQEFRSLVIANPNGAPIHLSDVADVQDSVENTNTGSWYDGKRAIILAIQRQPDANTVDVVDAINAKLPQLHAEIPASVKTTIMNDSAQPIRDAISDVKFTLLLTIGLVVLVIYLFTGHLTATIIPGLAVPLSLISTFGMMYVLGYSIDNISLLGLTLAVGLVVDDAIVMLENILRHVEEGMPVLQAAIKGSAEVSYTIISMSISLIAVFIPILLMGGVVGRIFNEFGMVVAIAIVSSAIVSLTVTPMLSSRLSGGHSRPPLPVRIFNIGFDWTQRGYDRGVAWCLRNRGIVLLCFLGSIGLSVYLFMALPASFFPTEDIGRLTISTQARQDISYPAMRDLQNQAAALVKQNSAVAHVMSIVGGNARQPLNNGTMYVELKAKDQREPLDQTLRELRSSIGKIAGLKAFITPQQSLRFGGRQTASQYQLVVQALSADQTNLWANKIEDTMRRDPRFTDVTSDEQNNALQANIVVDTEKAAAYGINNNQLRTTLEESFGGYAAAQIQSTGDSYDVIVEYDTSAPWDDQKLQEIQIASASGALVPLSNFAHVQRTTGPVTINQTGQLVSTTVSFNLPAGEALGDATAQIEQIKKDLNVPADVFTSYGGTAQIFQQSQGSTPYLILAAVLTIYVVLGVLYESFIHPLTILSGLPAAALGALLALKLFGFDLSIIALIGLLMLIGIVKKNAIMMIDVALETLRSTSGISPADAIHEACVRRFRPIMMTTFCALLGALPIAIGGGASSELRQPLGIAVVGGLVVSQILTLFITPVIFLEMNRLNDFVGRLGKRKDKHPHEEERPTAIAAE; encoded by the coding sequence ATGATCCCCAATTTCTGTATCCAGCGGCCGGTTGCAACGACACTTCTGGCCTTGGGTGTGGTCATGGCCGGTCTGGCTGGCTACCAGCTCGTGCCTGTGGCAGCCCTGCCCCAGGTCGACTTTCCGACTGTCAACGTTTCTGCGCAGCTGACCGGCGCCTCCCCGCAGACCATGGCGACCTCGGTTTCAACGCCGTTGATCAAGCAGTTCGAAACCATCCCCGGCATCAGCGAAATCTCGTCGACGAACTCGCTCGGCAACACGAGCATCGTTCTCCAATTCGACCTCAACCGCGATATCGATGCCGCCGCCGCCGACGTTCAGGCGGCGATTTCGCATGCAACGCGCCAGTTGCCCGACAATCTGACGACCGCACCGAGCTATCGCAAGACCAATCCGGCCGATGCGCCGATCATGCTGCTGGCCGTGCAGAGCGATACGATGCCGCGCAGCAAGCTTGACGAGATCGCCGAGGACATCATTTCGCCGTCGCTGTCGACCCTTCCGGGCGTCGCCGAAGTGACGGTGTTTGGCGCGCAGACCTACGCCGTGCGCGTTGAAGTCGACCCGAACAAGCTGCAGAACCGCGGCATCGGCATCGACACCGTCAACACCGCGCTCGTTAACGCCAACAGCCAGGTTCCCGTCGGCACTCTGCAGAACGATTCGCAGAGCATGACCGTCAATGCGAACACCCAGCGCACCAATGCCCAGGAATTTCGCTCGCTGGTGATCGCCAACCCGAATGGGGCGCCGATCCACCTGAGCGATGTCGCCGACGTCCAGGACAGCGTGGAAAACACCAATACTGGCTCCTGGTATGACGGCAAGCGGGCGATCATCCTCGCCATCCAGCGCCAACCGGACGCCAATACCGTCGACGTGGTCGATGCGATCAATGCCAAGCTGCCGCAATTGCATGCGGAAATCCCGGCTTCGGTGAAAACGACGATCATGAACGACTCGGCACAGCCGATCCGTGACGCCATTTCCGACGTGAAGTTCACGCTGCTGCTGACCATCGGCCTCGTTGTCCTAGTCATCTATCTCTTTACGGGCCACCTGACGGCAACGATCATTCCGGGCCTTGCCGTGCCTTTGTCGCTGATCTCGACCTTCGGCATGATGTATGTGCTTGGATACAGTATCGACAATATCTCCCTGCTGGGGCTGACGCTCGCGGTCGGCCTTGTCGTGGACGACGCCATCGTCATGCTCGAAAACATATTGCGGCATGTCGAGGAAGGCATGCCGGTGCTGCAGGCGGCGATCAAGGGCTCGGCGGAAGTCAGTTACACCATCATCTCGATGTCGATCTCGCTGATCGCCGTCTTCATCCCTATCCTTCTGATGGGTGGTGTCGTCGGCCGTATCTTCAACGAATTCGGCATGGTGGTCGCCATCGCCATCGTGTCTTCGGCTATCGTCTCGCTGACCGTCACGCCAATGCTCAGCTCTCGCCTGTCCGGCGGCCACAGCCGACCACCGCTACCCGTGCGTATCTTCAACATCGGCTTCGACTGGACCCAACGCGGCTATGACCGGGGTGTCGCCTGGTGCCTGCGTAACCGTGGTATCGTTCTTCTCTGCTTCCTCGGCTCGATCGGTCTCTCGGTCTATCTGTTCATGGCGCTGCCGGCGAGCTTCTTCCCAACGGAGGATATCGGCCGACTGACGATCTCGACCCAGGCCCGTCAGGATATTTCCTATCCGGCCATGCGTGACCTGCAGAACCAAGCCGCCGCACTCGTCAAGCAAAACTCCGCCGTCGCCCATGTCATGTCGATCGTCGGCGGCAATGCTCGACAGCCGTTGAATAATGGCACGATGTATGTCGAGCTGAAGGCAAAGGACCAGCGCGAGCCTCTGGATCAGACGTTGCGCGAACTGCGCTCCAGCATCGGCAAGATCGCCGGTCTCAAGGCCTTCATCACGCCGCAGCAGAGCCTGCGCTTCGGTGGCCGCCAAACAGCCAGCCAGTATCAGCTCGTCGTACAGGCGCTGAGCGCCGACCAGACCAACCTCTGGGCCAACAAGATCGAAGACACCATGCGTCGCGATCCGCGCTTTACCGACGTGACGTCGGACGAGCAGAACAACGCGCTTCAGGCCAACATCGTCGTCGATACCGAAAAAGCGGCGGCCTACGGCATCAACAACAATCAGCTACGCACGACGCTGGAAGAATCCTTCGGGGGTTACGCCGCGGCCCAGATCCAGTCCACGGGCGACAGTTACGACGTCATCGTCGAATATGACACCAGCGCGCCCTGGGATGACCAGAAGCTTCAGGAAATCCAGATCGCTTCGGCAAGCGGCGCCCTCGTTCCGCTGTCGAACTTCGCGCATGTCCAACGCACGACGGGGCCGGTTACCATCAACCAGACTGGACAGCTCGTTTCGACCACCGTGTCCTTCAACCTGCCGGCCGGCGAGGCGCTCGGCGACGCTACCGCTCAGATCGAGCAGATCAAGAAGGACCTCAATGTGCCGGCGGACGTCTTCACGTCCTACGGCGGCACCGCCCAGATCTTCCAGCAGTCGCAGGGCAGCACGCCTTATCTGATCCTTGCTGCCGTCCTGACGATCTATGTGGTCCTCGGCGTTCTCTATGAAAGCTTCATTCACCCGCTGACCATTCTTTCCGGTCTACCGGCAGCCGCCCTCGGCGCGTTGCTCGCCCTGAAGCTCTTCGGCTTCGACCTGTCGATCATCGCGCTCATCGGCTTGCTGATGCTGATCGGTATCGTCAAGAAGAACGCGATCATGATGATCGACGTCGCGCTGGAAACGCTTCGATCCACTAGCGGCATATCGCCGGCGGATGCGATCCATGAAGCCTGCGTGCGTCGTTTCCGTCCGATCATGATGACGACCTTCTGCGCCCTGCTCGGTGCTTTGCCGATCGCTATTGGCGGTGGCGCCAGCTCGGAGCTTCGCCAGCCGCTCGGTATCGCTGTCGTCGGTGGTCTCGTCGTCTCGCAGATCCTGACGTTGTTCATCACGCCGGTCATCTTCCTCGAGATGAACCGCCTGAACGACTTCGTCGGCCGCCTCGGCAAGCGCAAGGACAAGCATCCGCACGAAGAGGAAAGACCGACCGCCATTGCGGCCGAATGA
- the pepN gene encoding aminopeptidase N produces the protein MRTDTGQIVHLADYRPTDFVLERVDLTFDLHPTETKVEARLIFHRSEGIDPKAPLVLDGDELVLSGLLLDQTELPAEHYTATPDSLTVKDLPESAPFELTITTVINPEANTQLMGLYRTSGVYCTQCEAEGFRRITYFPDRPDVLAPYTVNIIADKAANPLLLSNGNFLGGAGYGEGKHFAAWFDPHPKPSYLFALVAGDLGVVEDTFVTASGREIALKIYVEHGKEPRATYAMDALKRSMTWDEERFGREYDLDIFMIVAVSDFNMGAMENKGLNVFNDKYVLADPDIATDADYASIERIIAHEYFHNWTGNRITCRDWFQLCLKEGLTVYRDHEFSADQRSRPVTRIAEVRNLKSEQFPEDGGPLAHPVRPTTYREINNFYTTTVYEKGSEVTSMIATLLGRDLFRTGMDLYFDRHDGQAVTIEDFVKCFEDVSGRDLTQFSLWYHQAGTPLVTASGAYDAAAKSFTLTLEQMQPATPGQTSKEPLHIPLRIALIAEDGTLLTPTSVTGAELTDDVLHLTARTQTVVFHGIPSRPVLSLNRSFSTPINLQFSQSAKDLALIARYETDHFARWQALIDLGLPNLLQAARDAREGAPVTCDAVFIDALLAAASDESLEPAFRALALALPSEADIGRELGGDNDPDAIHTGRRAILKQIAEAGKDIFASLYDSMQTPGPFSPDAASAGRRALRNAALTYLSQSDDSPARAKAAYDAANNMTDLSAALTILAHRFPDTAEAKAALKDFHERFTENALVIDKWLAIQAAIPGAATLDRIQGLMETPLFKRANPNRMRALVGTFAFSNPTGFGRADGAGYRFLAQEILDIDQRNPQLAARILTSMRSWRSLEPVRADHARSALMQIERAGGLSTDVRDIVDRILKD, from the coding sequence ATGCGAACAGACACCGGCCAGATCGTTCATCTGGCAGACTATCGTCCCACCGACTTCGTTCTGGAACGCGTGGACCTTACCTTCGATCTGCATCCGACGGAGACCAAGGTCGAAGCCCGGCTGATCTTTCACCGTAGCGAAGGCATTGATCCCAAGGCACCGCTGGTACTCGATGGCGACGAGCTGGTTCTTTCGGGGCTGCTGCTCGACCAGACCGAACTTCCAGCCGAACACTATACGGCAACGCCCGACAGCCTGACGGTCAAGGACCTGCCGGAAAGCGCGCCCTTCGAGCTGACGATCACGACGGTCATCAATCCCGAAGCCAATACGCAGCTCATGGGGCTATACCGCACCAGCGGCGTCTACTGCACCCAATGCGAGGCCGAAGGCTTCCGCCGCATCACCTATTTCCCCGATCGCCCGGATGTGCTTGCGCCCTATACGGTCAACATCATCGCCGACAAGGCCGCCAATCCGCTGCTGCTGTCGAACGGTAATTTCCTCGGTGGTGCTGGCTATGGCGAAGGCAAGCATTTCGCCGCTTGGTTCGATCCACATCCGAAGCCGAGCTATCTCTTTGCGCTCGTTGCCGGCGATCTCGGCGTGGTCGAGGATACGTTCGTCACCGCATCGGGCCGCGAAATCGCGCTGAAGATCTATGTCGAACACGGCAAGGAGCCGCGTGCTACCTATGCGATGGACGCGCTGAAGCGCTCGATGACATGGGACGAGGAGCGGTTCGGCCGCGAATATGATCTCGACATCTTTATGATCGTCGCCGTCTCCGATTTCAACATGGGCGCCATGGAGAACAAGGGCCTCAACGTCTTCAATGACAAGTACGTCCTCGCCGATCCTGATATCGCCACCGATGCCGACTATGCCAGTATCGAGCGGATCATCGCGCATGAATATTTCCACAACTGGACCGGCAACCGCATCACCTGCCGCGACTGGTTCCAGCTCTGCCTCAAGGAAGGCCTGACGGTCTATCGCGACCACGAATTTTCCGCCGACCAGCGCTCGCGTCCGGTCACGCGCATCGCCGAAGTTCGTAATCTGAAGTCGGAGCAGTTTCCGGAAGACGGTGGCCCGCTCGCCCATCCGGTGCGCCCGACCACCTATCGCGAGATCAACAATTTCTACACGACGACGGTCTACGAGAAGGGCAGCGAAGTCACCAGCATGATCGCCACCCTGCTCGGCCGCGATCTGTTCAGGACGGGCATGGACCTCTATTTCGACCGGCACGACGGCCAGGCTGTGACGATCGAGGATTTCGTCAAGTGCTTCGAGGATGTCAGTGGCCGCGACCTCACGCAGTTCTCGCTCTGGTACCACCAGGCCGGCACACCGCTGGTGACCGCTTCCGGCGCCTATGACGCCGCCGCGAAGAGTTTCACGCTGACGCTCGAACAGATGCAGCCGGCCACTCCGGGCCAGACAAGCAAGGAGCCATTGCACATTCCGCTGCGCATAGCGCTGATCGCCGAGGACGGCACCTTGCTGACACCGACATCGGTGACCGGCGCCGAGTTGACCGACGACGTTCTGCATCTGACGGCACGGACACAAACGGTGGTCTTCCACGGCATCCCCTCGCGGCCGGTGCTATCGCTCAACCGCAGTTTCTCGACACCGATCAATCTGCAATTCAGCCAGAGCGCCAAGGATCTGGCGCTGATTGCCCGTTACGAGACCGATCATTTTGCCCGCTGGCAGGCGCTGATCGACCTTGGCCTGCCCAACCTGCTGCAGGCCGCCCGCGACGCTCGTGAGGGGGCTCCAGTTACCTGCGACGCCGTCTTCATCGACGCGCTTCTGGCAGCAGCCAGCGACGAGAGCCTGGAGCCCGCCTTCCGTGCGCTGGCACTCGCTCTACCGAGCGAGGCCGACATTGGCCGCGAGCTCGGCGGCGACAACGACCCCGACGCAATCCATACCGGCCGTCGGGCGATCCTCAAACAGATCGCCGAGGCCGGGAAGGATATTTTCGCATCCCTCTACGATAGCATGCAGACACCAGGCCCCTTCAGCCCGGATGCGGCCAGCGCTGGACGGAGGGCATTGCGTAATGCCGCCCTTACCTATCTCTCGCAATCGGACGATAGCCCCGCCCGTGCCAAGGCAGCCTATGACGCCGCCAACAACATGACCGATCTCAGCGCCGCGCTGACGATCCTTGCCCATCGTTTCCCCGACACGGCGGAGGCCAAGGCTGCCCTTAAGGACTTCCACGAGCGTTTCACCGAAAACGCGCTGGTCATCGACAAATGGCTCGCCATCCAGGCGGCCATTCCGGGTGCTGCGACGCTCGATCGCATTCAGGGCCTGATGGAGACGCCGCTGTTCAAGCGCGCCAATCCGAACCGCATGCGCGCCCTCGTCGGCACCTTCGCCTTCTCCAATCCGACTGGCTTTGGCCGCGCCGATGGTGCCGGCTATCGCTTCCTCGCACAGGAAATCCTCGATATCGACCAGCGTAACCCGCAGCTTGCCGCGCGCATTCTGACCTCGATGCGCTCCTGGCGCTCGCTGGAACCCGTGCGCGCCGACCATGCTCGCTCCGCTTTGATGCAAATCGAACGCGCCGGCGGCCTTTCGACCGACGTTCGCGATATTGTGGATCGTATCCTTAAGGACTGA
- a CDS encoding uracil-DNA glycosylase — MISANDLSPAELAALLHFHADAGVEWLLEEEAVDRFAEFEAMKAARQGTRAAQPRVEVQQPAARPTQQPERRQAAPQAAAPAAAPRNAPAIPDEQAVEQARFAAESARSLSELKTALEAFNSCNLKNSARSTIFASGTPEGRVMVIGPMPSADDDREGTPFAGRTGQLLDKMLVAIGLKRDDILLTNVIPWRPPGNRAPSAPEIEICRPFIERQIVLAEPKALLLLGNFTARHFFGSNETIHGLRGQWREVTISGRAIPAIASLHPQELLTAPINKRLAWNDLLAFKTRIDAEARG; from the coding sequence ATGATCTCCGCCAACGACCTTTCGCCAGCCGAACTCGCCGCCCTTCTGCATTTTCATGCGGATGCGGGCGTGGAGTGGCTGCTCGAAGAGGAGGCCGTCGATCGCTTCGCCGAGTTCGAGGCGATGAAAGCCGCGCGTCAGGGCACGCGGGCGGCCCAGCCGCGTGTCGAGGTGCAGCAACCCGCAGCACGGCCGACACAGCAACCGGAGCGTCGTCAGGCAGCGCCGCAGGCTGCAGCTCCTGCAGCGGCGCCCCGCAACGCACCTGCCATTCCTGACGAACAGGCAGTCGAGCAGGCTCGCTTCGCGGCCGAAAGCGCGCGGTCGCTCAGTGAACTCAAGACGGCGCTGGAAGCCTTCAACAGCTGCAATCTGAAGAACAGCGCCCGCTCGACCATCTTCGCCAGTGGCACCCCCGAAGGCCGGGTCATGGTGATCGGCCCGATGCCCAGCGCCGATGACGACCGCGAGGGTACGCCCTTTGCCGGGCGAACAGGACAGTTGCTCGACAAGATGCTGGTCGCCATCGGTCTTAAGCGCGACGATATCCTGCTCACCAATGTCATTCCCTGGCGACCGCCGGGCAATCGCGCGCCGTCGGCGCCGGAAATCGAGATCTGCCGTCCCTTTATCGAGCGGCAGATCGTGCTCGCCGAACCGAAAGCCCTGCTGCTGCTCGGCAATTTCACGGCCCGCCACTTCTTTGGAAGCAATGAAACGATCCACGGCCTGCGCGGACAATGGCGGGAGGTGACGATATCCGGCCGGGCGATACCGGCGATCGCCAGCCTCCACCCCCAGGAATTGCTCACCGCCCCAATCAACAAGCGATTGGCCTGGAACGACCTGTTAGCCTTTAAAACTCGCATCGATGCTGAAGCCAGAGGCTAA